The sequence CGATCGCTTCAATCACGCGCTCATGACAGCCCCGCCGAGGCGGATCCAAGACGATCACATCGGGAACACCCTCCCGATCGAGCAAATCCGGCAGCAGATCCTCTACCTTGCCCGTGAGAAACTCGGCGTTGGTGATGCCGTTCAGTTCGGCGTTTCGCTGAGCGTCTTCGACAGCCATGGAGACCTCTTCAATGCCGATGACACGGGAGCAGTCGCGGGCCAGGAAGAGGCTGATCGTTCCGACACCGCAGTAGGCGTCGACAACCGTCTCTCTTCCGGTAAGGCCGCAGGCTTCCTTTGTCAGTTGATAGAGGACTTCCGTCTGCCGGGGATTCACCTGGGTAAAGCTGGCGGGGCCAACCTTAATCTTCAGTCCCCCGGGCAGGTAGTCGGTCAGCCGTTCTTTGCCCGGCATGCTCACATGGTAGGGGTAGTCGGGGCCGAGAACCTCTCCCTCGCCTTTTTCATTCACATTCACGTAAAGGGAGACAAGGTTGTAATGATCTTCCGCATACTGTTCCCCCGTACGTGGTTTCCCTGCGAGACGCTCGCCTGTAAACCCTTCGCCGGTGAGCCCTTCCCCCATCAGCCGCTTGGCCAGTTCTGCCACCGCCTTACGCCAGGCAGAGCGCCAAGCGGGAAAAACGAGGATCAGCATCATCTCCCCCGCCCCTTCGGGCGGGGTTGTCATTTTCAGGACTACATGGCGGATGGGCAGTTCACCTTCGGGATCAATATCGGGCAAATGACGCCGCAGGGCTTTCAGAACCGGTGGAAAGGACTCCGGCAGGAGAGGGCATTCATCATTTTCCACGAGTTCATGGCTGGAGAGGCGGTAGTATCCCATCTGTACCGGCTTTTCGGCATTTCCCGATGGGGCGGACTTATCCACCGTCACTGGTTTGCCCGACGCCTCCGCCTTATCGGGCATTTTTGAACTTTCCACTCCCTCGGCTTCCCGTCGAAGGTGCATTTGCACCCGGTTGCGGTACCGCCAGGGGTTTGCCGCGCCGACGATGTCGCCCACGGAAACATTCTCCAGACGGCCCAGTCGCCGCAAGGCGTCCTGGACCCCCTCCGTCTTCACGCGGCATTGGGCAGGGTACTCCATCATCTGAAGCTGGCAGCCGCCGCAGCGCGGAAAGACGCGGCAGGGTGGCTCCACCCGTTCTGACGACGCTTCCAGCACCTCCAGCAGTTCGGCCCGGGCAAAGTTCCTTTTCACCTGGGTTACACGGGCCTTTACTCGTTCACCGGGCAAGCACTCGGGGATAAACAGGGCCATCCCGCCGGGCCGAGCCACGCCTTCACCCTGCAGGGTCATCCGTTCGATGGAAAAGATATCGATATCGCCAGTTCGCATCTAATAACCTCCAAAATTTTGTTGAATCAACGGTTCCTGTATGTAGGTCTATATTTAGCGCGGTCATTTTTATAGATTGACCAATTCCCCACAGGCCAATGTATTCCGATCGCATCCTGCTTGGATAATTTTGCTTAGCACAGCTATTATAAGACACGAATACCTGCAAAAAGAAGGATCTTTAATAAAATATCGAAATATACCGTTTTTGCAAAGGCAATACCATTCGTCTCTTCCGTTCCAAAGAGATTAAAAATCGGAAATGAGACTGGCATTCGCCTGGGAGTGAAAAGGTCCCTCCATCGCTTCGACTTTTACACAAATCTGCCACAAATCAGTCGCATAATGATCTTGGTGACAAGCAGACGGTCAAAGAAGGACCGAATCCGCAATTTTCTCGTGATCAGGAGGAATTTTCATGAAAAAGAGAGTCGCAGTGTGCGCGCTCGCAACAAGTTTGGCCCTGACAACTGTATCGACCGCTTGGGCCGCCTCCCCGCCAGACCTCAAAGGGCTGCTAAATCAAATCAAAAACGAATCGACGGAAACGGCGCTTCCTGACTCGATCGTCACTGAATCCCTGACCATGCCCGATCCCGCCATCTCCGATGAGGCCGCCCATCCCGCAAATGCCGTGGACCTTAAGCAATTGGCAAACCAGTGGAACCTCTCTGGTTTTTCCGGTATTAAGGTGTTAGGTAACGGTCAAGAAATTGCCTTCGATGTTCCCCCGCAGATCGTTGATGGCCGGACCTTGATCCCGGTGCGCAAAGTGACGGAAGCCTTCGGCGCCCAGGCAAAATTTGATGACACCACCCGGACGGTCACCCTTCAACTCGCCGGTGACACGATCCAGTTGACCCTGGACTCAGCACAGGCCTTAGTCAACCAAAAGCCTGTCACATTGGATGTGCCTGCCAGGGCCGTTGACGGGCGCACCTTGGTGCCGCTTCGTTTCATCAGCGAAAATCTGGGCAAGGCCGTCAACTATGCCCAGGCTGGCAATGTCACCGTCATCAACATCACCGATAAGTAAAGGTGATCTTAGCGCTTAATAAACGTATATCGAAGCGAGTAACGCAGTAAACAAACAAAAAAGATGCCTGGAGGTATTCTCATGAAAAAAGAGACGACCGCTTTGGTAGTCGCCCTACATATGTTGATGGCCAGTACCGTCTTCGCAGCCGATACGGGCGCTACCACGGCAACCTCTCCAACGGCGGCGGCTACGACCGCAATTGCCCCTTCAACAACGTCGACTGGCGCAGACACCACATCGACCACGAACACCGCCGCCAATACCGCGACAACCACGACGAATAACACGTCCACTACTCCGACCAGCACGACCAGTACGGCGACGACTCCCAGCGCTACCACAACAAGCACACCCACAGATTCCGCGTCACCAACGTCGTCTACGTCATCAACAACCTCGACTACACCGCAATCCTCAACGACAACCACGCCGTCGCCGACTACGCCAACCGTCTCCGATGTGCCCGTTGGCGACCAGCAGCAGTGGTATGATACGATCAACAGCAAATACCAGCAAATCGTGCAACTCCGCCAGCAGGATCAGGCGCTGCAAAACCAATTAAAGGATCAAAATGAGAAAAACAAAGAAGCGGCCAAGACCCGTTTCTCACCCCTGACTGATGCGGAAAAAAGCCAGATTCAACAGGCTCGCGCCGCCAACAAACAATTGATTGACGGGCAAGTCAAGCCATTGCAAGAGCAAATCAAGTCATTGAATGAACAGATCAAAGGTCTTCGCGATCAAGGCAAAGGCGCGATCCAAGCGGGCGACGCTCGCGGGGAAAATGTGCCCGAAATCGTCGCCCTTCGAGAACAGATCAACGCCCTGAAAAAACAAATCGCCGACATCGAAGGACAGCGCAAAACGAATATGTCTGCGGTGCAACCCTTGTTGGACAAACAAAAACAAGCATCGGCGCTATGGAAATCAGTCCATGATCAAGTCGCTCCGCTCCGTGAGCAGCAAAAGGGTCTCTGGGAACAAGCCAAGGCACAACACCAGACGCTAGACGCTTCCTGGAAAAACTTTTGGAGCGCCGTAAACTCCGGAAATCTCTCGGGCGCTTCGGCGGCGCTGGATCAAGTCATCAGCGTGAAAACTCAGATCATCGCCTACAAACAGCAGATTTTGACGCTAAAACAACAGGTGAACAGCATCTATACCAGCAATGCCCCCTCTACGGCAACGTCAACTGATCCGACATCGTCGTCTCTACAACCGTAACGCCCTCCACCCCCACGACACTCCCCGCAACGACGACGGCCTCCTGTCCTGTAACCGCCACTCCCCCTGCAACCCCTTCTCCAACGACGACATCCTCCTCTACATCGACCGCTTCCAACTAAAATCGTTCAGTCTCTTCGTCACTTCACATCACCGCGAAAGTCATTTATCGCGTGGAAAGAACCCGGTAGCGTCAGCTTACCGGGTTCTTTTATGCCATCTGACTGCTTTGGGGCACTCTATTCCATCGAACAGCAACACCCTCCCCCAAGCTTTTTAAACACTCTCTTCAACGCCCCCCCATGCCTCTAAAGCCTCCCCGATGCCACCCACGCATTTTGCCCTGGCGACGGGGAATGAATAACAAAAAACGGGGAGAACTGCCATGTTCACCGCTGAACTTTTTTTGGCCTTGCTCTGGTCGGCAACCGGCGGACTGCTTTCCTTGCTCGGTTCCACCGGTATCTTCGTGTCCCTGGTCGTCCAACGGCGCATCGAGCGGCTCCAGGACATCCTCGAAGAGTTCCTTGAGCTGCCCTACCATGAAAATAAAAACCTGGCGGCGCCCATGGTCAGTCTGGTGCGCAAGTATCAGGTCCATTACCTCTTCCCTGACCGCCCCGGCCGGACGATCCTCTTTTACCTCGACTTCACCCTCCTGCTGATCGGGTTGATCTGGCTGTGGGTGCTCTTGATGGCCATCGACTGGCCCTTTCGTCCTCTTTTCTGGTTCCAGGGGGTTCTCCTCTTGCTGATCGGCGGCAATATGTTCCTCTTTCGCCGTCTCTTGCAACAGACCATCAGCCCGACGGGAAACCCGCTTTTTAACCCCATCATTCCGCCACCGGAGCGGTTGCGCAGCGTTTCCTACCTCTCCCGCTATGTCAACGTATCCGTCAAATCGATGCTCCAGCAGGCGCGCTTTGCCCTCGCCCTGACGAGAGACGGTGAACTGCGTTTAAAACAGGAAGTCTCCTTCGACGATTTCTATTATCTTCTCCACTGCCCGATCCAGCGATGGCTCGCCTGGGGGGAACTGCGCCTCACCTTTCCACCGGATCCGATCACAGGAAAGCCGGTTCCCTTGCAGCGCAACGTGGAAATTCCGCTGGGCCGGTTTGCCTCCATCGCCGTCAACTGCGACAAGGCAGACGGGGGTGTTCGAGCTGAGGCGAACGTCTGCGCTGACCCGGAAGGGTTTCCGGCGATCCTCTACGTCTTTCCGGCCGGTGAAAAGCACCCTATCCAACTCGAATTCGAGCTGCGAAAGGAAGAAGTGGGCTACCACTCCCGCCCCTTTCCCGAGATGACGGTCCAATCGGCTGTACTGTACCGTTTTGAAGCGGACCGGCGGCTGGAAATTATAGAAGACGGCGATCGCCTCGCCGCCTTCCAGCCCTTCCGTTCCTATTTCATCTGTGATCGGGAACGCTACTTCTGTCCCTTGTCCGAGCCGACGCCGAGGCGTTGCTCCGAGCCGCTAGAGGTGCGTTAAGGTTATTCCTCTTCTTCCTCGTCGGACGGTCCCGGCACAGGCGACGTTTTCGGTTCCGGCGCCGGTTCGGGCATGATCGGCTTGCCTTTGAAACGCAGCAGTTGCCCCTTGCCCTGCCCCTCTTGCAGCATCTTTCCCTTGGAAAAGGCCAAGGCGCCGTTGACAAAGACATGGCGGATGCCGCTCTTCTTCTCTGTGCTGGGCGGCAACAGTTTTGGGTCGATGAGCACAAGATCGGCCCACTTGCCCTTCTCCACGGTTCCCCGGTCTTCCAGGCCCAAGAGGGCGCTGGGACGACCCGAGAGCTTCAGCGCCGCCTCTTCCCAGGGGATTTTGTTCTGGTCACGGACGGAGCGACCCAGGAACTCCTTGAGGGCATCGGGGCTGTACTGGGTGGCGCTGCCCATACCGGAGTCGACCGTTAACGAGACAAAGGGCGATCCCGCAAGGCGATCGATCCGCTCCAAGGTGGTCGTGCGCAGGACAATCCGGACAAGCCCTGCCGAGGCCATTTCCCGGGCAACCACGCCCGGCGCTGCGCCCCGCTCTT comes from Heliomicrobium gestii and encodes:
- the rlmD gene encoding 23S rRNA (uracil(1939)-C(5))-methyltransferase RlmD; the encoded protein is MRTGDIDIFSIERMTLQGEGVARPGGMALFIPECLPGERVKARVTQVKRNFARAELLEVLEASSERVEPPCRVFPRCGGCQLQMMEYPAQCRVKTEGVQDALRRLGRLENVSVGDIVGAANPWRYRNRVQMHLRREAEGVESSKMPDKAEASGKPVTVDKSAPSGNAEKPVQMGYYRLSSHELVENDECPLLPESFPPVLKALRRHLPDIDPEGELPIRHVVLKMTTPPEGAGEMMLILVFPAWRSAWRKAVAELAKRLMGEGLTGEGFTGERLAGKPRTGEQYAEDHYNLVSLYVNVNEKGEGEVLGPDYPYHVSMPGKERLTDYLPGGLKIKVGPASFTQVNPRQTEVLYQLTKEACGLTGRETVVDAYCGVGTISLFLARDCSRVIGIEEVSMAVEDAQRNAELNGITNAEFLTGKVEDLLPDLLDREGVPDVIVLDPPRRGCHERVIEAIAQAGPERIVYVSCDPASLARDAARLSAHGWRVEKVTPVDMFPQAGHVESCLLL
- a CDS encoding copper amine oxidase N-terminal domain-containing protein, which produces MKKRVAVCALATSLALTTVSTAWAASPPDLKGLLNQIKNESTETALPDSIVTESLTMPDPAISDEAAHPANAVDLKQLANQWNLSGFSGIKVLGNGQEIAFDVPPQIVDGRTLIPVRKVTEAFGAQAKFDDTTRTVTLQLAGDTIQLTLDSAQALVNQKPVTLDVPARAVDGRTLVPLRFISENLGKAVNYAQAGNVTVINITDK